Proteins encoded by one window of Vigna radiata var. radiata cultivar VC1973A chromosome 5, Vradiata_ver6, whole genome shotgun sequence:
- the LOC106762386 gene encoding uncharacterized protein LOC106762386 — MALCRCLSFFTGKKEKNKGAAEGSSTGDLKAQLGEIQHPKISSERRDLKPATLDVAVPFGVQKNSRGNVRIMNHESPAKTEVEEAYEGEDEHEQSPSIKRELSDFDLQVHQAAANKGICDPSNEEIKYPSAYEDQANIQFEDTDHKYSIKSDDIIQSGHVSDPGIGKTDFWASPELKRSCSNLERRDVLMKTSHLFPTSKSQSFEDLHGLSAYQMANLESPRSAMTHCSADKVMLKRHSSSQVLPSRSKRLWWKLFLWSHRNIHRPKSSKSTQIHPAIAALSSQCGYSSDTLEPKQGKALRHEESPSPTSSFGEYFQKSCDEQNIVDQRWSRFQKDHFGFWPQNQWVAFSTESSSLSRVDEWVKDLEIEQPPPEDDFVDDGTGNTAFPPSPDDGRSMARSTSQFIRHSDANISKEIMNANSLVQSLNPASTAAHISGIGIKAIPSLSHFFSLRSVNLSSNLIAHITPGFLPKGIHTLNLSRNKINTIEGLRELTRLRVLDLSYNRISRIGQGLSNCTLVKELYLAGNKIGDVEGLHRLLKLTVLDLSFNKIATTKALGQLVANYNSLQALSLLGNPIQSNISDEQLRKAVSGLLPKLVYLNKQSIKPQRGREILTDSVAKAALGNSGHNSYRRVLKKGGSQGGPSSSGVHRGSASVSHKSRHRSRSRTKRH; from the exons ATGGCCTTGTGCAGGTGTCTCTCCTTTTTTACtggaaagaaagagaaaaacaag gGTGCTGCTGAAGGGTCTTCAACCGGGGACCTTAAAGCTCAACTTGGCGAAATACAGCACCCGAAGATTTCATCAGAGCGTCGTGATTTGAAGCCGGCCACCCTTGATGTCGCGGTTCCCTTTGGTGTGCAGAAGAATTCAAGGGGAAATGTGAGGATTATGAATCATGAGAGTCCTGCGAAAACTGAAGTGGAGGAAGCTTATGAAGGAGAAGACGAGCATGAGCAGTCTCCTTCCATCAAGAGGGAGCTCTCTGATTTTGATCTTCAAGTCCACCAAGCTGCTGCAAACAAAGGAATATGTGATCCATCAAATGAAGAGATAAAATACCCGAGTGCGTATGAAGACCAAGCTAACATTCAATTCGAAGACACGGACCATAAATACAGCATAAAGAGTGATGATATAATCCAAAGTGGACATGTCAGTGATCCCGGGATTGGCAAGACTGACTTTTGGGCTTCTCCAGAGCTCAAGAGATCTTGTTCTAACCTGGAAAGAAGGGATGTACTTATGAAGACTTCTCATCTCTTTCCAACTTCCAAGTCACAGTCTTTTGAGGATTTACACGGATTATCAGCGTATCAGATGGCTAATCTAGAAAGCCCCAGGTCTGCGATGACTCACTGCAGTGCTGATAAAGTGATGTTGAAAAGGCATTCCTCAAGTCAAGTTCTCCCTTCTAGAAGTAAAAGATTGTGGTGGAAGTTGTTCCTCTGGAGCCACAGGAATATACATAGACCTAAGTCAAGCAAATCGACACAGATACATCCTGCAATTGCTGCTTTGAGTAGTCAATGTGGGTACTCCTCCGACACCCTTGAACCAAAGCAAGGCAAGGCATTGAGACACGAAGAATCACCCTCACCAACCTCATCTTTTGGGGAATACTTTCAGAAAAGCTGCGATGAACAAAATATTGTTGACCAAAGGTGGAGCAGATTTCAGAAAGACCATTTTGGATTTTGGCCACAAAACCAATGGGTGGCTTTCTCAACCGAATCATCCTCGCTTAGCAGAGTGGATGAGTGGGTAAAAGATCTCGAAATTGAGCAGCCACCTCCCGAGGATGACTTTGTTGACGACGGCACTGGAAACACTGCCTTCCCACCTTCTCCTGATGATGGTAGATCGATGGCAAGAAGCACATCTCAATTCATTCGACATTCAGATGCCAATATTTCAAAAGAGATAATGAATGCCAATAGTCTGGTCCAGTCCCTGAACCCCGCCTCAACTGCTGCTCATATATCAGGCATTGGTATAAAAGCCATTCCCTCTCTTTCACACTTCTTCAGTCTCCGCTCTGTCAACTTGTCAAGCAATCTTATAG CTCACATCACGCCTGGATTTCTCCCAAAGGGTATTCATACCCTGAATCTttcaagaaacaaaatcaacacTATTGAGGGCCTCAGAGAATTAACCCGGCTCCGGGTACTTGATTTAAGTTATAATCGCATCTCAAGAATTGGACAAG GATTATCAAATTGTACCTTAGTCAAAGAACTATATCTTGCCGGGAACAAGATAGGTGATGTTGAGGGGCTCCACAGGTTACTGAAGCTAACAGTTCTGGACTTGAGCTTTAACAAGATCGCAACCACAAAAGCATTAGGCCAGCTGGTGGCTAACTACAACTCACTTCAGGCCTTGAGTCTGCTAGGAAATCCAATTCAAAGCAACATCAGTGATGAGCAGCTGCGCAAAGCAGTTAGTGGTCTTCTTCCAAAGCTTGTGTACCTGAACAAGCAATCTATAAAGCCTCAAAGGGGACGAGAAATACTCACTGATAGTGTTGCCAAAGCTGCACTTGGGAACAGCGGCCACAACTCCTACAGAAGAGTACTGAAGAAAGGTGGTAGCCAAGGAGGGCCAAGTTCCTCAGGTGTACATAGAGGCAGTGCTAGTGTTTCCCACAAAAGCAGACACAGGTCAAGGAGCCGAACTAAGCGTCATTAG